DNA sequence from the Acidobacteriota bacterium genome:
ACGAACACCAAGGTGGGCGAGGAGTCCGTCGACGGTCTCGAGCTGACCCGGCGCATCCGGGGCTGTGAGAGGCCCATTCCCGTCATCCTCGCCACCGCCCATGCCATGCGCGGCGACCGGGAGAAGTTCCTCTCCGAGAGCGGCGCGAGCGGCTACGTGGCGAAGCCGATCATCGACCACATGGGGTTCGTCACCGCCGTGAGGTCTCAGCTCGGGAGCTGAGGCGTCGATGTCCGCACCCTCCGCCCGGATCCTCGTTGTCGACGACGACCCCCTGCAGCGACAGCTGATCGCCGCGATGCTCACCGGGACCGGCTACGACGTCGACACCGCCGGCGACGGTCGCGAGGCGCTGGAGCGCGTCCGGCTAGGCCCGACGTCGTCGTGACCGACTCCGAGATGCCGGTGATGGAC
Encoded proteins:
- a CDS encoding response regulator; its protein translation is TNTKVGEESVDGLELTRRIRGCERPIPVILATAHAMRGDREKFLSESGASGYVAKPIIDHMGFVTAVRSQLGS
- a CDS encoding response regulator — encoded protein: MSAPSARILVVDDDPLQRQLIAAMLTGTGYDVDTAGDGREALERVRLGPTSS